A stretch of Flavobacterium sp. N1994 DNA encodes these proteins:
- the gldM gene encoding gliding motility protein GldM, with protein sequence MAGGKLSPRQKMINLMYLVFIAMLALNMSKEVLTAFGLMNEKFEGVNKFSEEYNKSLLGSLEQKAEDDPTRFKGPLDKANQVQKISKELYTYLGSLKDDVSKEFPREEKTGKLPYEAMDKGGYIDEHWFKGDKYSPKGDEIVSRIEKYKKDVIAVFGNDVKYQKIVENINSKFNLGDVKDKDGVSKKYLAYHFEGFPAVASIAKLTSMQNDVESTEQDIYNALIGNTIAQAASLKNFQAMVILDKNVYFEGETVKGKVVLGKYDANTVPTSFSGPGKIENGQAVISMTAGGVGEKNITGTFSFMEDGKPVPLKFEGKYVVVPRPNSANISADKMNVVYRGLPNPMTISFAGIPENSVTASAPGLSSVGKGKYNLVPGSGTEVIVTATGKMSDGKSVSDKKVFRIKNIPAPAGAIGGVTGVQKGAKSRLEVSTVTAELQDFVYDLKYEVTRFSFKVPGQAAVIVNGSKVDGKCKAALARASKGDQISIFDIKTKIVGVGGIVPKDASPVIFEVQ encoded by the coding sequence ATGGCAGGAGGAAAACTAAGCCCTAGACAGAAGATGATTAACCTGATGTATCTGGTTTTCATCGCGATGTTGGCATTAAACATGTCAAAAGAAGTATTAACCGCTTTTGGTTTGATGAACGAAAAATTTGAAGGCGTTAATAAATTTTCAGAAGAATATAACAAAAGTTTACTAGGATCTTTAGAGCAAAAAGCAGAAGATGATCCGACTCGTTTTAAAGGACCTTTAGATAAAGCTAACCAAGTACAAAAAATATCTAAAGAACTTTACACTTATTTAGGGTCTTTAAAAGACGATGTTTCTAAAGAATTCCCAAGAGAAGAAAAAACAGGTAAATTACCATACGAAGCAATGGACAAAGGTGGTTACATCGATGAACATTGGTTTAAAGGAGACAAATATTCTCCAAAAGGTGATGAAATAGTTTCTAGAATTGAAAAATACAAAAAAGACGTAATTGCAGTATTTGGAAATGATGTGAAATACCAAAAAATCGTTGAAAACATCAACAGTAAATTTAATTTAGGTGATGTTAAAGATAAAGATGGTGTATCTAAAAAATATTTAGCCTACCACTTTGAAGGATTCCCAGCGGTAGCTTCTATTGCAAAACTTACTAGTATGCAAAATGATGTGGAATCTACAGAACAAGATATCTACAATGCTTTAATTGGTAATACTATAGCTCAAGCAGCTTCTTTGAAAAATTTCCAGGCAATGGTTATTTTAGATAAAAATGTTTATTTTGAAGGAGAAACTGTTAAAGGTAAAGTAGTATTAGGTAAGTATGACGCTAATACCGTTCCAACTAGTTTTTCTGGACCAGGTAAAATTGAAAACGGACAAGCTGTTATCTCTATGACTGCTGGAGGTGTTGGTGAAAAAAATATTACTGGTACATTTTCTTTCATGGAAGATGGGAAACCAGTGCCTTTAAAATTTGAAGGCAAATATGTTGTGGTTCCGCGTCCAAATTCTGCTAACATTTCTGCAGATAAAATGAACGTAGTGTACAGAGGTTTACCAAACCCAATGACTATTTCATTTGCAGGTATTCCTGAAAATAGCGTAACGGCTTCGGCTCCTGGATTATCATCTGTTGGAAAAGGGAAATATAATTTAGTTCCTGGATCTGGTACTGAAGTTATTGTAACAGCAACTGGTAAAATGTCAGATGGTAAATCTGTTTCAGATAAAAAAGTATTTAGAATTAAAAATATTCCTGCCCCAGCTGGTGCAATCGGTGGAGTTACGGGAGTTCAAAAAGGGGCTAAATCTCGTTTAGAGGTTTCAACTGTTACTGCTGAACTTCAAGACTTTGTTTATGATTTAAAGTATGAAGTAACACGATTTAGTTTCAAAGTTCCTGGACAAGCTGCCGTTATTGTTAATGGAAGTAAAGTTGATGGAAAATGTAAAGCAGCTTTAGCAAGAGCATCAAAAGGAGATCAGATTTCAATTTTTGATATCAAAACTAAAATTGTAGGAGTTGGTGGAATTGTTCCTAAAGATGCTTCACCAGTTATATTTGAAGTACAATAA
- the gldL gene encoding gliding motility protein GldL: MALLPKKVMNFAYGMGAAVVIVGALFKIQHWTGASAMLIIGLLTEALIFGLSAFDAPDVELDWSLVYPELAGGQAKEKTKKAEDPKDAQGLLSQKLDAMLKEAKVDSALMESLGNSIKNFEGAAKAISPTVDSVASTKKYAEEMTKAATQLETLNGLYQVQLQSAERNAKINDEVAENNLKLKDQMQSLTSNLSILNNVYGGMLSAMSNKG; the protein is encoded by the coding sequence ATGGCATTATTACCAAAAAAAGTTATGAATTTCGCCTACGGTATGGGCGCGGCAGTTGTAATCGTAGGAGCATTATTCAAAATTCAACACTGGACAGGAGCAAGCGCAATGCTTATTATTGGGTTATTAACTGAAGCATTAATTTTTGGTCTTTCCGCTTTTGATGCACCGGACGTAGAATTAGATTGGTCATTAGTATATCCTGAATTAGCAGGAGGACAAGCTAAAGAAAAAACAAAAAAAGCTGAGGATCCAAAAGATGCTCAAGGTCTATTGTCTCAAAAGTTAGACGCAATGTTAAAAGAAGCTAAAGTAGACAGTGCTTTGATGGAAAGTTTAGGAAACAGTATTAAAAACTTTGAAGGTGCTGCAAAAGCTATATCCCCTACAGTTGATTCTGTTGCTTCAACTAAAAAATATGCTGAAGAAATGACTAAAGCAGCTACTCAATTAGAAACTTTGAATGGTTTATACCAAGTACAATTACAAAGTGCTGAAAGAAATGCAAAAATCAATGATGAAGTTGCTGAAAACAATTTAAAATTAAAAGATCAAATGCAAAGCTTAACTTCTAACCTTTCTATATTGAATAATGTTTATGGTGGAATGCTTTCTGCAATGAGTAATAAAGGATAA
- the gldK gene encoding gliding motility lipoprotein GldK, with protein MKKFITFASFLALLTSCGGSSDKGELVGVKGKKWHPEKPFGMTLIPGGAYIMGKSDDDPANVQDAPTKTVTVRSFYMDETEITNSEYRQFVEWVKDSTIRVRLAILADEVGQTAGSGKGGKGGKGGKTGGSIGDYAFNDTDPAKMTPYDKYMYENYYSVGTDDDPYAGRRLNKKIKLIKDTKKYPDEYYTEVMDTMYLPIAESFNGLRTIDVRKLKFRYSWMDIQAAAKAKTGKRSSFIKTEQQLVYPDTTVWIKDFAYSYNEPMHNDYFWHQAYAQYPVVGVSWKQAKAFCAWRTLNKNSYIKSKKKHHDLINTFRLPIESEWEYAARGGLESGTFPWGGPYAKNDRGCFLANFKPNRGDYAADQALYTVEAKSYEPNGYNLYNMAGNVAEWTDSSYDAAAYEYVSSINPNVQDYKNMRKAIRGGSWKDVAYFLQVGTRDFEYADSARSYIGFRTVQDYMGTKVTKNGAPKK; from the coding sequence ATGAAGAAGTTCATAACATTTGCGTCATTTTTAGCTTTATTAACCAGCTGTGGTGGGTCGAGCGACAAAGGTGAATTAGTAGGAGTTAAAGGAAAAAAATGGCACCCAGAAAAACCATTCGGGATGACTTTAATTCCTGGTGGTGCATACATTATGGGTAAGTCCGATGATGATCCAGCCAACGTGCAAGACGCGCCTACTAAGACAGTAACCGTTAGGTCATTCTACATGGATGAGACCGAAATTACAAATAGTGAATATCGTCAATTTGTGGAATGGGTAAAAGATTCTACGATTAGAGTTCGTCTAGCTATACTTGCCGATGAAGTTGGTCAAACTGCTGGTTCAGGTAAAGGTGGTAAAGGTGGTAAAGGTGGAAAAACTGGTGGAAGCATTGGTGACTACGCTTTCAATGATACTGACCCTGCAAAAATGACTCCATACGATAAATACATGTATGAGAATTATTATAGTGTAGGTACTGATGATGATCCTTATGCAGGAAGAAGATTGAATAAGAAGATTAAACTTATTAAAGACACTAAAAAGTATCCAGACGAATATTATACTGAAGTAATGGATACTATGTATTTGCCTATTGCAGAATCTTTCAATGGCTTAAGAACTATTGACGTTCGTAAATTGAAATTCAGATATTCTTGGATGGATATTCAGGCAGCTGCTAAAGCTAAAACAGGTAAAAGAAGTTCTTTTATAAAAACAGAACAACAATTAGTTTATCCTGATACAACAGTTTGGATTAAAGATTTTGCTTATTCATACAATGAGCCAATGCACAACGATTATTTTTGGCATCAAGCGTATGCTCAATATCCAGTAGTTGGTGTGAGTTGGAAACAAGCTAAGGCTTTTTGCGCATGGAGAACATTAAACAAAAACTCTTATATTAAATCAAAAAAGAAACATCATGATTTAATCAACACCTTCCGTTTACCAATTGAATCAGAATGGGAATATGCGGCTAGAGGTGGTTTAGAATCAGGGACATTCCCTTGGGGTGGTCCATATGCTAAAAATGATAGAGGTTGTTTCTTAGCTAATTTCAAACCTAATAGAGGAGATTATGCTGCTGACCAAGCTTTGTATACGGTTGAAGCAAAATCTTATGAGCCAAATGGATACAATTTGTATAACATGGCTGGTAATGTTGCTGAATGGACTGATTCGTCTTATGATGCTGCAGCTTATGAGTATGTTTCATCAATTAATCCAAATGTTCAAGATTACAAAAACATGAGAAAAGCCATTCGAGGTGGTTCATGGAAAGATGTTGCTTACTTCTTGCAAGTAGGAACAAGAGATTTTGAATATGCAGATTCTGCCAGAAGTTATATAGGTTTCCGTACTGTACAAGACTACATGGGAACAAAAGTGACTAAAAATGGCGCACCTAAAAAGTAA
- a CDS encoding formimidoylglutamase has protein sequence MEFDFLSPVDDEIIQFVKGLSSQHLGSKVAFHTDKDFPDIDQIKIAIVGVLENRGAVGYVDDEVNLNPIRKELYGLYPGNWQSSIADLGDIIPGNSLEDTFFALQKVAARLIRKGIIPIVIGGSQDLTYPLYRAYDNQEQMVNLVSIDNKFDLGKQEDGISANSYLSKIILDEPNNLFNYSNVGFQTYFNSQEEIDLIEKLYFDAYRLGEMSNNIELAEPVFRDADIVSLDLNSVKSSYSGNFITFNPNGFDGKEICSLARYAGISDKVSSFGVFNHNSTREESALIAQIVWYFIEGVNYRSNEYPFGTRENFLKYIVPLESEELVFYKSNKTGRWWIEINFFASQHNKLKKNTLLPCSHEEYLIACNQEIPERWWKAQRKNSI, from the coding sequence ATGGAATTTGATTTTCTATCACCAGTTGATGATGAAATTATTCAATTTGTAAAAGGACTCTCTTCTCAACATTTGGGAAGCAAAGTAGCTTTTCATACCGATAAAGATTTTCCAGATATCGATCAAATAAAGATTGCTATCGTTGGGGTATTAGAAAACCGTGGCGCGGTAGGCTACGTAGATGATGAAGTGAATTTAAATCCAATTCGTAAAGAATTGTATGGGTTATATCCAGGGAACTGGCAAAGTTCTATAGCTGATTTAGGGGATATTATTCCCGGGAATTCATTAGAAGATACTTTTTTTGCTTTGCAAAAAGTAGCAGCAAGATTAATTAGAAAAGGAATTATACCTATCGTTATTGGCGGGTCTCAAGACTTGACTTATCCTTTGTATAGAGCCTATGATAATCAAGAACAAATGGTCAACTTGGTTTCAATTGATAATAAATTTGATTTAGGCAAACAAGAGGATGGAATTTCTGCTAATTCCTATTTGTCAAAGATAATTCTTGATGAACCTAACAATCTTTTTAATTATAGTAATGTTGGTTTCCAAACCTACTTTAATTCACAGGAAGAAATAGATTTAATTGAAAAACTGTATTTTGATGCCTACAGATTAGGGGAGATGTCCAATAATATTGAACTAGCGGAACCTGTTTTTCGAGATGCTGATATAGTTAGTTTAGATTTAAATTCTGTAAAGTCCTCTTACTCGGGAAATTTCATTACCTTTAATCCCAACGGATTTGATGGAAAAGAAATTTGTAGTTTGGCTAGATATGCTGGTATTAGTGACAAAGTAAGCTCTTTTGGAGTTTTTAATCATAATAGCACAAGAGAGGAATCAGCTCTAATTGCTCAAATAGTTTGGTATTTCATTGAAGGTGTTAATTACCGCTCAAATGAATACCCTTTTGGAACAAGAGAAAACTTTTTAAAATACATTGTACCTCTAGAAAGTGAAGAGTTAGTTTTCTACAAGAGCAATAAAACAGGGAGATGGTGGATAGAAATAAATTTTTTCGCAAGTCAGCACAATAAACTTAAAAAAAATACGTTATTACCTTGTTCACATGAAGAATATTTAATTGCTTGTAATCAAGAAATACCTGAAAGATGGTGGAAAGCACAACGAAAAAATAGTATTTAA